One genomic window of Bacteroidota bacterium includes the following:
- a CDS encoding exostosin family protein, giving the protein MPIPEVHRLNSPVSQPGSLKVVFLKDLFELGTARHFINDFYRWLEYDKPTVRKRHSRSLSGLPGLSEASDLNDADVWILPMTWNYYLEHGKVGMVHNAVNEGLRKGKKVIAFSTGDFTANVPFKGLTIFEASVYKSRNTGAQTMPVFIEDYLEKYAGGELLLRKKQPKPLVGFCGQAGGNFMSHIFRSARLASRRFAWKAGMTTWEPAAVEHTGLRSRILKNLASSPLVQTNFVLRKKYKGTEAGNEEKVKAQFVHNIIDSDYTVCVRGTGNFSARFYETLCLGRIPIFVDTDCRLPFDNVIDWKKYCVWVESSEIERIGQKVAEFHDKMSSEHFIYVQRSCRELWASRLQRDAWLNVFLLASPNATQ; this is encoded by the coding sequence GTGCCTATTCCGGAAGTTCATCGGTTGAATTCCCCTGTTTCTCAGCCGGGGTCCCTGAAGGTAGTATTCCTTAAGGACTTGTTCGAGCTTGGCACCGCGCGCCACTTCATCAACGATTTCTACCGTTGGTTAGAGTATGACAAGCCAACGGTAAGGAAACGGCACTCCCGCAGCCTGAGCGGGTTGCCCGGACTTTCAGAGGCCTCCGACCTGAACGACGCCGATGTCTGGATACTTCCAATGACATGGAACTACTATCTCGAACACGGGAAGGTCGGGATGGTACACAACGCTGTGAACGAGGGATTGAGGAAGGGGAAGAAAGTCATCGCGTTTAGTACCGGCGACTTCACAGCGAATGTGCCATTCAAAGGACTTACAATTTTTGAAGCATCCGTGTACAAGTCGCGTAACACCGGCGCACAGACAATGCCTGTCTTCATAGAGGATTACTTGGAGAAGTATGCAGGCGGCGAACTCCTTCTGCGGAAAAAACAGCCAAAACCCTTGGTGGGCTTTTGCGGACAGGCGGGAGGGAACTTCATGTCGCACATTTTCAGGTCTGCGCGGCTTGCATCCCGGAGGTTTGCCTGGAAAGCCGGCATGACCACATGGGAGCCTGCCGCAGTCGAGCATACAGGGCTTCGCTCGCGCATCCTGAAGAATCTGGCGTCGTCGCCTCTTGTGCAAACGAACTTCGTTCTCAGAAAGAAGTACAAAGGAACGGAAGCCGGAAACGAAGAGAAGGTGAAGGCACAATTCGTTCACAACATCATTGATTCAGACTATACGGTTTGCGTTCGCGGGACAGGCAATTTCTCTGCCCGCTTCTACGAAACATTGTGCTTGGGCAGAATTCCCATTTTTGTGGACACGGATTGCAGATTGCCGTTTGACAACGTAATAGATTGGAAGAAGTATTGCGTCTGGGTCGAGAGTTCTGAAATTGAGCGGATAGGCCAGAAAGTGGCGGAGTTTCATGATAAAATGTCAAGCGAGCACTTCATTTACGTCCAAAGATCTTGCAGAGAATTGTGGGCATCACGGTTGCAGAGAGACGCTTGGCTCAATGTGTTTCTTCTAGCATCTCCCAATGCAACTCAATAA